From Pseudomonas putida, one genomic window encodes:
- a CDS encoding BCCT family transporter, with amino-acid sequence MATQEHVETPPLGVTDPSKTAEARQDRHLEGKLDWAVFGFTSLLAMAFITWGVVNQASLAASATSAQSWVIVNFGWFFVLTSTVFVIFVLWLAASRYGRIPLGRDGEAPEFRTVSWVAMMFSAGMGIGLMFFGVAEPLSHYISPPPGTAAGQSDEALQVAMATTLFHWSLHPWAMYAIVGLAIAYGTFRRGRSQLISTAFRPLIGKHANGPVGRMIDMMAIFATLFGSAASLGLGALQIAGGLEYNGWIEHPGKLFYIAIITLLTIAFVASAVSGIGKGIQWLSNINMVLALALALFVFLVGPTLLMLNLLPTSIGVYIKMLPEMMARTSASGGDAMDAWLAGWTVFYWAWWISWTPFVGMFIARISRGRSIRQFVSGVLLVPGLVSLVWFSIFGGAGIDALREGSFVLIDGAVNSNHALYQLLDSYPWAAATSVLVMLLVAIFFVSGADAASLVMGTLSEHGTTQPSRATVIFWGALTGTVAAIMLALGDPGNPGEALTGLQNLTIVVALPFVVVMVLLCLALYRDLRKDPMMLRHLRGSELIEKAVLYGAVKHGEEFYIVVQEKKPSFKPAPGKARVTEP; translated from the coding sequence ATGGCAACGCAAGAGCACGTTGAAACACCGCCGCTAGGCGTCACCGACCCGTCCAAGACTGCCGAGGCCAGGCAGGACCGCCACCTTGAAGGCAAGCTCGACTGGGCGGTGTTCGGCTTCACCAGCCTGCTGGCAATGGCTTTCATCACCTGGGGTGTCGTCAACCAGGCCAGCCTCGCTGCAAGCGCAACCTCTGCGCAATCCTGGGTCATCGTCAACTTTGGCTGGTTCTTCGTGCTGACCTCCACCGTGTTCGTGATCTTCGTGCTGTGGTTGGCCGCCAGCCGCTACGGCAGAATCCCGCTGGGGCGCGATGGCGAAGCACCGGAGTTTCGCACGGTGTCCTGGGTTGCCATGATGTTCAGTGCGGGCATGGGCATCGGCCTGATGTTCTTCGGGGTCGCCGAGCCGCTGTCGCACTACATTTCACCACCGCCCGGCACTGCCGCAGGCCAATCGGACGAAGCACTGCAGGTGGCGATGGCGACCACGCTGTTTCACTGGTCGCTGCACCCCTGGGCAATGTACGCCATCGTCGGCCTGGCAATCGCCTACGGCACGTTCCGCCGCGGCCGTTCGCAGTTGATTTCCACCGCGTTCCGGCCCCTGATCGGCAAGCACGCCAACGGCCCTGTCGGCCGCATGATCGACATGATGGCGATCTTCGCCACCCTGTTCGGTTCAGCGGCCTCGCTGGGGCTCGGCGCCCTGCAGATTGCCGGTGGGTTGGAATACAACGGCTGGATCGAGCACCCCGGCAAGCTGTTCTACATCGCCATCATCACCTTGCTGACCATTGCCTTCGTTGCTTCGGCCGTGTCTGGCATCGGTAAGGGGATCCAGTGGCTGTCCAATATCAACATGGTGCTGGCATTGGCGCTGGCGCTGTTCGTCTTCCTGGTGGGGCCGACGCTGTTGATGCTCAACCTGTTGCCCACGTCGATCGGTGTCTACATCAAGATGTTGCCCGAGATGATGGCGCGCACCAGCGCCAGTGGGGGGGATGCGATGGACGCCTGGCTGGCCGGCTGGACCGTGTTCTACTGGGCCTGGTGGATTTCCTGGACACCTTTTGTGGGTATGTTCATCGCCCGCATCAGCCGCGGCCGCAGCATCCGCCAGTTCGTCAGCGGCGTGTTGCTGGTGCCGGGGCTGGTCAGCCTGGTGTGGTTCAGCATTTTTGGCGGCGCCGGCATCGATGCCCTGCGCGAAGGCAGCTTCGTCCTTATCGACGGTGCGGTGAACAGCAACCATGCCCTGTATCAGTTGCTCGACAGCTACCCATGGGCCGCGGCGACTTCGGTGCTGGTCATGCTCCTGGTGGCGATCTTCTTCGTCTCCGGGGCAGATGCGGCGTCGCTTGTGATGGGTACCTTATCCGAACACGGCACCACGCAACCCTCGCGTGCGACAGTGATTTTCTGGGGGGCACTGACTGGCACAGTCGCGGCCATCATGCTTGCGTTGGGCGACCCGGGTAACCCCGGCGAGGCGCTTACCGGCCTGCAGAACCTGACGATTGTCGTGGCGTTGCCATTTGTGGTGGTGATGGTGCTGTTGTGCCTGGCGTTGTACCGCGACCTGCGCAAGGACCCGATGATGCTGCGCCATCTGCGCGGCAGCGAGCTGATCGAAAAAGCGGTGCTGTACGGCGCGGTCAAGCACGGCGAGGAGTTCTACATCGTGGTGCAGGAGAAGAAACCCTCGTTCAAACCGGCCCCCGGCAAAGCCCGGGTGACAGAGCCTTGA
- a CDS encoding site-specific integrase, producing the protein MTDIERYVRAATRDNTRRSYQAAIEHFEAHWGGFLPATADSIARYLADHAGQHAVSTLRQRLAALSQWHISQGFPDPTKAPLVRQVLRGIRTLHPTPPKQAAPLLLQHLQTAVERFEQEARLAREQHDLPALRRARRDTALLLLGFWRGFRGDELARLRVEHIQAEAGVGISLFLPRSKGDREALGVQHRTPALKALCPVAAYLQWLEVAGIAHGPVFRKLDRWGNLGDTALNSNSLVGLLRRMLERAGVPAALYTGHSLRRGFATWATANGWELKSLMSYVGWKDAKSALRYIDSGQRFGELAVLPASQGQALIP; encoded by the coding sequence ATGACCGACATAGAGCGCTACGTCCGCGCCGCCACCCGCGACAACACCCGGCGCAGTTACCAGGCTGCCATCGAGCATTTCGAAGCCCACTGGGGCGGGTTCCTCCCGGCCACTGCCGACAGCATCGCCCGCTACCTGGCCGATCACGCCGGGCAGCATGCGGTCAGCACCCTGCGCCAACGCCTTGCGGCCCTCAGCCAATGGCACATCAGCCAAGGCTTCCCCGACCCGACCAAGGCCCCGCTGGTGCGCCAGGTGCTGCGCGGCATCCGCACCTTGCACCCGACACCGCCGAAACAGGCCGCCCCGCTGCTGTTGCAGCACCTGCAAACGGCTGTCGAGCGTTTTGAACAAGAGGCCAGGCTGGCCCGCGAGCAGCATGACCTGCCAGCACTGCGCCGCGCCCGGCGTGACACTGCACTATTGTTGCTGGGTTTCTGGCGTGGGTTTCGCGGTGACGAACTGGCGCGCCTGCGGGTGGAGCACATCCAGGCCGAGGCCGGCGTGGGTATCAGCCTGTTCCTGCCACGCAGCAAAGGTGACCGTGAAGCGCTTGGCGTACAACATCGCACCCCGGCCCTGAAGGCGCTGTGCCCTGTCGCAGCCTACCTGCAGTGGCTCGAAGTGGCGGGCATCGCCCACGGCCCGGTGTTTCGCAAGCTCGACCGCTGGGGCAACCTGGGCGACACAGCGCTCAACAGCAACAGCCTGGTCGGCCTGTTGCGGCGCATGCTCGAACGGGCCGGCGTGCCGGCGGCGCTGTACACCGGCCATTCCCTGCGCCGTGGTTTTGCCACCTGGGCCACGGCCAACGGCTGGGAGCTGAAGTCGCTGATGAGTTACGTGGGCTGGAAGGATGCCAAATCGGCGTTGCGCTATATCGACTCGGGCCAGCGGTTTGGCGAACTGGCCGTGTTACCGGCCAGCCAGGGGCAAGCGCTCATTCCGTGA
- a CDS encoding ornithine cyclodeaminase family protein translates to MNIFSKQQITSRLDVEQAVQWLEHGFIAFSQGKAQVPPVQAFTFAQANGDCCIKAAYIEGSDTFTVKLSTGFYDNPSKGLPSNDGLMLVASASTGQPLALLQDEGWLTCIRTALAGRIVARLLAPANVRAIGILGTGTQARMQLQQLGAVTSCRSVVVWGRSDGELAAYKTFAEALGYEVRVTRDAAEVAHAANLIVCTTPSREPLLQREWVQPGTHITAVGADAPGKQELDPALVACADRIIVDSLYQCSQYGEVSHALKAGLIGEQQLAELGALLEGRATGREHDAQITLADLTGVAVQDAQIASCVLASLTAG, encoded by the coding sequence ATGAACATTTTCAGCAAGCAACAGATCACCTCCCGGCTCGATGTGGAGCAGGCAGTGCAATGGCTGGAGCACGGTTTCATCGCCTTCTCCCAAGGCAAGGCCCAGGTGCCACCGGTACAGGCATTCACTTTTGCGCAGGCCAATGGCGACTGCTGCATCAAGGCTGCCTATATCGAGGGCAGCGACACGTTCACGGTCAAACTGTCGACTGGCTTTTACGACAATCCGTCAAAGGGCCTGCCAAGCAATGATGGCTTGATGCTGGTGGCCTCGGCCAGCACCGGGCAGCCTCTTGCCTTGTTGCAGGATGAGGGCTGGCTGACCTGCATCCGCACCGCGCTGGCCGGGCGCATCGTCGCCCGCCTGTTGGCACCAGCAAATGTGAGAGCGATCGGTATTCTGGGCACCGGCACCCAGGCGCGCATGCAGTTGCAGCAACTGGGTGCAGTTACGTCCTGCCGCAGCGTAGTGGTGTGGGGGCGCAGTGATGGGGAACTGGCAGCCTACAAAACCTTTGCTGAAGCTCTGGGCTATGAAGTGCGGGTAACCCGTGACGCTGCAGAGGTTGCACACGCCGCCAACCTGATCGTCTGCACGACACCTTCCCGCGAACCACTGCTGCAGCGTGAATGGGTGCAACCTGGCACCCATATCACCGCCGTTGGCGCCGATGCGCCGGGCAAGCAGGAGCTCGATCCTGCGCTGGTGGCATGTGCCGACCGTATCATCGTCGACTCCCTCTACCAGTGCAGCCAGTACGGCGAAGTCTCCCATGCGCTGAAGGCCGGCCTGATCGGCGAACAGCAACTGGCCGAGCTTGGTGCCCTACTCGAGGGCCGCGCCACCGGCCGTGAGCATGACGCCCAGATCACGCTGGCCGACCTGACCGGGGTGGCCGTGCAGGACGCCCAGATCGCAAGCTGCGTGTTGGCATCGCTCACCGCCGGTTGA
- a CDS encoding sensor domain-containing diguanylate cyclase: MRAGGTQDEDGLLSVPSEVRAVALFRLVLSFMAVVMLTFVSIEGWRIWRDYKQAFVNAENTVSNLARATAQHAEDAIRQVDAITAVLAERLEGDGFDHLDRPRLHALLAQQKTIMPQLHGLFVYGPDGTWIVTDQASIPAKANNADRDYFAYHQTHTDRAVHIGSVVRSRSTGDLIIPISRRLENRDGSFAGVLLGTIKVDWFVRYYGDFKIDKRGALVLAMRDGTILVRRPFVEDVVGRSLANSEVFRHHLPHASEGLVEAVAVVDGTPRLYAYRALARYPLVVEAGLSRESIIAPWRQDVIKSAVILLLLLVGLSGFGWVVLRQLRERIAIERALYQAHQTLRSLALTDSLTGLGNRRRLDAVLDAEIRRARRLGQAVALVMVDLDFFKLYNDRYGHPAGDQCLRRFADLLQQVLKRPADLAVRYGGEEFTLLLPDTDVQGAEQVVDEILQLLRRLMIEHAGSPLGRVSASAGIAVGHPAVDASSPESLMSAADGALYQAKRQGRDGYVVAGRMAMSAGH, encoded by the coding sequence ATGAGGGCGGGCGGAACACAGGACGAAGACGGGCTCTTGAGCGTACCCAGCGAGGTGCGTGCGGTGGCGCTGTTTCGCTTGGTTCTGTCGTTCATGGCGGTTGTGATGTTGACCTTCGTATCGATCGAAGGGTGGCGGATCTGGCGCGATTACAAGCAAGCCTTCGTCAATGCCGAAAACACGGTCAGCAACCTGGCCAGGGCCACGGCGCAGCACGCCGAGGACGCCATTCGCCAAGTGGACGCGATTACCGCTGTGCTGGCAGAGCGCCTTGAAGGGGATGGCTTCGATCATCTCGATCGCCCACGCTTGCACGCGCTGTTGGCACAACAGAAAACCATCATGCCGCAACTGCACGGTTTGTTCGTGTACGGCCCGGATGGCACGTGGATCGTCACTGACCAGGCTTCCATCCCGGCAAAGGCCAACAATGCCGACCGTGACTACTTCGCTTACCACCAGACCCACACCGACCGTGCCGTGCATATAGGCTCGGTGGTACGTAGCCGTTCCACCGGTGACCTGATCATTCCAATCTCGCGCAGGCTGGAGAATCGCGATGGCAGCTTTGCCGGGGTGCTGCTGGGCACGATCAAGGTGGACTGGTTCGTGCGCTACTACGGTGATTTCAAGATCGACAAGCGGGGCGCTCTGGTGCTGGCCATGCGGGACGGGACGATCCTGGTACGCCGGCCGTTTGTGGAGGACGTCGTCGGCCGCAGCCTGGCAAACAGCGAAGTCTTTCGCCACCACCTGCCTCATGCGAGCGAAGGGCTGGTAGAAGCGGTGGCGGTCGTTGACGGTACGCCCCGTCTGTACGCCTATCGCGCCTTGGCGCGCTACCCGTTGGTGGTAGAGGCGGGTTTGTCGCGCGAGTCGATCATTGCGCCCTGGCGGCAAGACGTCATCAAGTCAGCCGTGATCCTGCTGCTGTTGCTGGTGGGGTTGAGTGGCTTCGGCTGGGTGGTATTGCGCCAGTTGCGTGAGCGAATCGCTATCGAAAGGGCGCTGTACCAGGCCCACCAGACCCTCAGGTCGCTGGCCCTGACCGACAGCCTGACGGGCCTGGGCAACCGCCGCAGGCTGGACGCGGTGCTTGATGCGGAAATCCGCCGGGCGCGGCGGCTGGGGCAGGCTGTGGCGCTGGTGATGGTCGATCTGGATTTTTTCAAACTGTACAACGACCGCTATGGCCACCCTGCGGGCGATCAATGCTTGCGCCGCTTTGCCGACTTGCTGCAGCAGGTGTTGAAGCGCCCGGCGGACTTGGCGGTGCGCTATGGCGGGGAAGAGTTCACGCTTTTGCTCCCTGACACCGATGTACAGGGCGCCGAACAGGTCGTCGATGAAATCCTGCAACTGTTGCGCCGCTTGATGATCGAGCATGCCGGCAGCCCGCTAGGCCGCGTCTCTGCCAGTGCCGGCATCGCTGTGGGGCACCCGGCAGTGGACGCAAGCAGCCCCGAAAGCCTGATGTCTGCGGCTGACGGGGCGTTGTATCAGGCCAAACGCCAAGGGCGCGATGGCTATGTCGTTGCTGGCCGCATGGCGATGAGTGCCGGTCATTAG
- a CDS encoding DUF4142 domain-containing protein, whose translation MGNLFIKRAGLSLVLGMASLQALAASSDDFVDAATEAGIAEVVTGNLALEKSQNPDIKTFAQHVVTDHTKANQKLGDIARKLDISVPDEAALTDKVKKMILEWREESFDKSYVNNQVDAHEKTVELFKKEAASSDKPELKAFASETLPTLEKHLEEAKALQAKHGK comes from the coding sequence ATGGGCAATCTGTTCATCAAGCGCGCAGGTTTGTCGCTGGTGCTGGGCATGGCGTCGCTGCAGGCACTGGCGGCTTCCTCCGATGACTTCGTCGATGCCGCTACCGAAGCTGGAATCGCCGAGGTGGTCACCGGCAATCTGGCTTTGGAAAAGAGCCAGAACCCTGACATCAAGACCTTCGCCCAGCATGTGGTCACCGATCACACCAAGGCCAACCAGAAGCTCGGCGACATCGCTCGCAAGCTGGACATCAGCGTGCCCGATGAGGCGGCGCTGACCGACAAGGTGAAGAAAATGATCCTTGAATGGCGCGAGGAGTCGTTCGACAAGTCCTACGTCAACAACCAAGTCGATGCCCACGAAAAAACCGTGGAGCTGTTCAAGAAAGAAGCCGCTTCGTCTGACAAACCAGAGCTGAAGGCTTTCGCCAGCGAAACGCTGCCAACGCTCGAGAAACACCTGGAAGAGGCCAAGGCTCTTCAGGCCAAACATGGCAAGTGA
- a CDS encoding TenA family protein: MNEPFTHALRRQNEPTWSAAVGHRFVTELCNGSVADPIMVRYLVQDHRFLDSFLTLLGAAIATADTFEARLRFGRFAGMISSDENTYFLRAFQALDVSPQQRTEPKDTLPTQGFKAIMREAAATRSYAAALAVLNVAEGLYLDWALKAPKPLPENFVHAEWITLHDNAAFQAFVAFLQAELDRVGPQEPALASDFYQRTVALELAFFDAIYDQEA, encoded by the coding sequence ATGAACGAACCTTTCACCCACGCCTTGCGCCGCCAGAACGAACCGACCTGGTCGGCTGCAGTCGGCCACCGCTTCGTCACGGAACTGTGCAACGGTAGCGTGGCGGACCCGATCATGGTCCGCTACCTGGTGCAGGACCACCGTTTTCTCGACAGTTTCCTGACCTTGCTCGGCGCCGCCATCGCCACAGCCGACACCTTCGAGGCGCGCCTGCGGTTCGGCCGCTTTGCCGGGATGATCAGCAGCGATGAAAACACCTATTTCCTGCGCGCTTTCCAGGCGCTGGACGTGAGCCCGCAGCAACGCACCGAACCCAAGGACACGCTGCCGACCCAAGGTTTCAAGGCCATCATGCGCGAAGCCGCCGCGACCCGCTCCTACGCGGCGGCGCTGGCAGTGCTCAACGTTGCCGAAGGCCTGTACCTGGACTGGGCGCTCAAGGCACCGAAACCCTTGCCGGAAAACTTCGTCCATGCCGAGTGGATCACCCTGCATGACAACGCGGCATTCCAAGCGTTTGTCGCCTTCCTGCAGGCCGAACTGGACCGCGTAGGCCCGCAGGAGCCGGCACTGGCGAGTGACTTCTACCAGCGCACCGTGGCGCTGGAACTGGCCTTCTTCGACGCCATCTACGATCAGGAGGCCTGA
- the xth gene encoding exodeoxyribonuclease III has product MKPLRIATFNINGIGSRLPALLAWLEREKPDIACLQELKAADAKFPREALEAAGYGCLYRGQPSWNGVAILARDSQPLEVRRGLPGMEDDDQSRYLEAAVQGVLIGCLYLPNGNPQPGPKFDYKLRWFQCLVEHARDLLGSGHPTVLAGDFNVVPTDFDIYNPKSWLKDALLQPEARNCYQALLEQGWTDAIRHLYPDERIYTFWDYFRNHWARNAGLRIDHLLLSPDIASHLKAGGVDAWVRNEPKPSDHAPAWIELGARKRQ; this is encoded by the coding sequence ATGAAGCCCTTGCGCATCGCCACCTTCAATATCAACGGCATCGGCAGCCGGCTACCGGCGCTGCTGGCTTGGTTGGAGCGGGAAAAGCCCGATATCGCCTGCCTTCAGGAGCTCAAGGCAGCTGACGCGAAGTTTCCCCGCGAGGCCCTGGAAGCTGCAGGTTATGGCTGCCTGTATAGGGGGCAGCCTTCGTGGAACGGGGTGGCAATCCTGGCGCGCGACAGCCAGCCGCTGGAAGTCCGGCGCGGCCTGCCAGGCATGGAGGATGACGACCAGAGCCGCTACCTGGAAGCAGCGGTACAGGGTGTGCTGATAGGTTGCCTGTACCTGCCAAATGGCAACCCGCAACCGGGGCCGAAGTTCGATTACAAACTGCGCTGGTTCCAATGCCTGGTCGAGCATGCGCGGGACTTGCTTGGGAGTGGCCACCCGACTGTTCTGGCCGGTGATTTCAACGTGGTGCCGACCGACTTCGATATCTACAACCCCAAATCCTGGCTCAAGGATGCCTTGCTCCAACCCGAGGCGCGCAATTGCTACCAGGCGTTGCTTGAGCAGGGCTGGACCGATGCCATTCGTCATCTGTACCCCGATGAGCGCATCTACACCTTCTGGGACTACTTCCGTAACCACTGGGCGCGCAACGCTGGCTTGCGTATCGATCACCTGTTGCTCAGCCCGGATATCGCCTCGCACCTCAAGGCCGGCGGCGTAGATGCGTGGGTGCGCAACGAGCCCAAGCCCAGCGACCATGCACCGGCATGGATCGAGTTGGGTGCGCGCAAACGGCAGTGA
- a CDS encoding threonine/serine dehydratase — protein sequence MPVDAPNLSSLYQAIADAHQALRPEVSVTPLNFSAGLSAMTECSVYLKCEHLQHTGSFKFRGASNKLRLLPAEQRALGVITASSGNHGQALALAGKVMGVPVTVYTTTSASAYKLGAIRALGAEVVSLDLDPLGVELEAGRQAALQGKPFVSPYNDLEVIAGQGTIAMELFEQAPDLDAVFVAVGGGGMISGIGAALRALNPGIDIIGCWPANAPTLQRSLEAGEIIDMQEQQTISDGTAGGVEPGCVTFPLCQALLSRTVLVSEEEIKAAMRDVAAHERWIIEGAAGVAVAGMQKLAKAYRGKRVAVVICGRNIVLDKFLEAVR from the coding sequence ATGCCTGTCGATGCCCCCAACCTGTCTTCCCTGTATCAAGCGATCGCAGATGCACACCAGGCACTTCGCCCTGAGGTGAGTGTCACCCCGCTCAACTTCAGCGCCGGGCTTTCGGCGATGACCGAATGCAGCGTGTATCTGAAATGCGAGCACCTGCAACACACAGGCTCGTTCAAATTCCGCGGTGCCAGTAACAAGCTTCGCCTGCTGCCCGCCGAGCAGCGCGCACTGGGCGTCATCACGGCCTCCTCTGGCAACCATGGGCAAGCGCTCGCGCTTGCCGGCAAGGTGATGGGGGTGCCGGTCACCGTCTATACCACCACTTCGGCGTCTGCTTACAAGCTGGGTGCAATTCGCGCGCTCGGTGCCGAGGTGGTCAGCCTGGATCTGGACCCTTTGGGCGTGGAGCTTGAAGCGGGGCGTCAAGCAGCCCTGCAGGGCAAGCCGTTTGTCTCGCCCTACAACGACCTTGAAGTGATCGCCGGCCAAGGCACCATCGCGATGGAGCTCTTTGAACAGGCACCGGACCTGGACGCCGTGTTCGTCGCAGTCGGCGGCGGCGGGATGATTTCGGGTATCGGCGCAGCACTGCGAGCGCTCAACCCAGGCATCGACATCATTGGCTGCTGGCCAGCGAATGCCCCTACCCTGCAGCGCTCGCTGGAAGCCGGGGAAATCATCGACATGCAAGAGCAGCAGACGATCTCCGACGGTACGGCCGGCGGGGTCGAGCCAGGCTGCGTGACTTTCCCGCTCTGCCAGGCGCTGCTGTCGCGTACCGTGCTTGTGAGTGAAGAAGAGATAAAGGCGGCGATGCGAGATGTGGCCGCGCATGAGCGCTGGATCATCGAGGGTGCTGCCGGTGTCGCGGTGGCAGGCATGCAGAAGCTGGCCAAGGCATACCGCGGCAAGCGCGTCGCGGTCGTCATTTGCGGCCGCAACATCGTGCTGGATAAATTCCTCGAGGCCGTTCGATGA
- a CDS encoding helix-turn-helix transcriptional regulator has translation MNIENYKAIADSIALLLFPHAEVIVHEVQSQTVVHIANNFSRRKVGDDSALDLELGDFRNAAKLGPYEKLNWDGQKIRSITTVLYNQDGEAQYLLCINLNFSVLEQAREALDAFFQVSRLVPQPDALFKDDWQERINTFLHAWLKARNLSLRTLKMKDKRTLVEALHAEGAFEGRSGADYVANVLSMGRATVYKYLKELRGQAAE, from the coding sequence ATGAACATCGAAAACTACAAGGCAATCGCCGATAGCATTGCGCTGCTGCTCTTTCCCCACGCCGAAGTGATCGTCCACGAGGTACAGAGTCAGACGGTCGTCCACATCGCCAACAACTTTTCCAGGCGCAAGGTTGGCGATGACTCGGCACTGGACCTGGAGTTGGGCGACTTCCGCAACGCGGCCAAGCTCGGCCCTTACGAGAAGCTCAACTGGGATGGTCAAAAGATCCGTTCCATTACCACCGTGCTGTACAACCAGGACGGTGAAGCCCAGTACCTGCTCTGCATCAACCTGAACTTCTCTGTGCTGGAACAGGCACGTGAAGCGCTTGATGCATTTTTCCAGGTCAGCCGCCTGGTACCGCAGCCCGATGCGCTGTTCAAGGATGACTGGCAGGAACGGATCAATACCTTCCTGCACGCTTGGCTCAAGGCGCGCAATTTGTCCCTGCGTACGCTGAAGATGAAAGACAAGCGCACGTTGGTTGAGGCCCTGCATGCCGAAGGGGCATTCGAGGGGCGCAGCGGGGCGGACTATGTGGCCAATGTGCTGAGCATGGGCCGGGCGACCGTTTACAAGTACCTCAAGGAACTGAGGGGCCAGGCCGCTGAATGA
- a CDS encoding DNA-binding protein, whose amino-acid sequence MARGGINKAVVQQARQVLIARGEYPSIDAVRIELGNTGSKTTIHRYLKELEGQKPAALQGAPALSDTLAKLVAQLAEQLQDEADGRIEQIEAAHNEQKEQLQAQLQLAQEALAAAHQQQQIQAAALAAESERLSATQSTLQAEQLRGASLNQALGELQLRIADKDEQVRSLEEKHQHARDALEHYRSASREQRDQDQRRHEAQVQQLQLELRQLQQGMIVKQDELTRLHRDNERLLGEHRQASSERKALDELLEQRDTQIQGLRTILAQAQGASDEMRRQLQAQGQTLEEKRGQCAEQGRQLQFLEAELLRRDEALKALREGARP is encoded by the coding sequence ATGGCCCGGGGTGGTATCAACAAGGCGGTAGTGCAGCAAGCAAGGCAAGTGCTGATTGCCCGGGGCGAGTACCCCAGCATCGATGCTGTACGTATCGAACTGGGTAACACGGGTTCGAAGACCACCATTCACCGATATCTCAAAGAGCTGGAAGGCCAGAAACCTGCGGCGCTTCAAGGCGCGCCAGCGCTGAGCGATACGCTGGCCAAGCTGGTGGCGCAGTTGGCCGAACAGCTGCAGGATGAGGCCGATGGGCGGATCGAGCAGATCGAAGCGGCCCACAACGAGCAAAAGGAGCAGTTGCAAGCGCAGCTACAACTGGCGCAGGAGGCCTTGGCCGCAGCGCATCAGCAACAGCAGATCCAGGCGGCGGCGCTGGCCGCCGAGTCGGAGCGGCTCAGCGCCACCCAGAGCACGCTGCAAGCCGAGCAGCTGCGGGGTGCCAGCCTGAACCAGGCGCTAGGTGAACTGCAGCTGCGTATAGCCGACAAGGATGAACAGGTGCGCTCGCTGGAAGAAAAGCATCAGCATGCCAGGGATGCCTTGGAGCATTACCGCAGCGCCAGCCGCGAACAGCGTGACCAGGACCAGCGCCGCCACGAGGCACAGGTGCAACAGTTGCAGCTCGAACTGCGCCAGCTTCAACAAGGCATGATCGTCAAGCAGGATGAACTGACCCGCCTGCACCGGGACAACGAGCGCCTGCTTGGCGAGCATCGCCAGGCCAGTAGCGAGCGCAAGGCGCTGGATGAACTGCTGGAGCAGCGTGATACACAGATTCAGGGCTTGCGCACGATCCTGGCGCAAGCGCAGGGCGCCAGTGACGAGATGCGCAGGCAATTGCAGGCACAGGGCCAAACCCTGGAAGAAAAACGTGGGCAATGTGCGGAGCAGGGCAGGCAGTTGCAGTTCCTGGAAGCTGAACTGCTCAGGCGCGACGAGGCGCTGAAGGCGCTGCGCGAGGGTGCCAGGCCGTGA
- the tenA gene encoding thiaminase II yields MDIFERLKAASAPQWSSYVEHDFVRQMGEGTLSEAAFRTYLVQDYLFLIQFARAWALAAYKSRLPADIRAAQAGLAAILDETELHLRLCARWGLSQADIQAAPEHQATVAYTRYVLDCGAAGDLLELHVALAPCVIGYAEIGRTLAAHIGDLSAHPYREWIAEYAGEGYQSVASAARKHLDELAARSMTEQRFVELAAIFGQASRLEADFWQMGLDGAA; encoded by the coding sequence ATGGATATCTTCGAGCGCCTGAAAGCGGCCAGCGCCCCCCAGTGGTCGAGCTATGTGGAGCATGATTTCGTTCGGCAGATGGGTGAGGGCACCTTGAGCGAAGCAGCGTTCCGGACTTACCTGGTGCAGGATTACCTGTTCCTCATCCAGTTCGCCCGTGCCTGGGCGCTTGCCGCTTATAAAAGCAGGCTGCCGGCCGACATCCGCGCGGCACAAGCTGGCCTGGCGGCAATCCTTGACGAAACCGAGCTGCACTTGCGCCTGTGCGCCCGTTGGGGCTTGTCGCAGGCCGATATCCAGGCCGCGCCGGAGCACCAGGCCACGGTCGCCTACACCCGTTACGTGCTCGACTGCGGCGCTGCCGGCGACCTGCTCGAACTGCATGTGGCCTTGGCGCCGTGCGTGATCGGCTATGCCGAGATAGGCCGCACCCTCGCGGCGCACATCGGTGACCTCAGTGCTCATCCTTACCGAGAGTGGATTGCCGAATACGCCGGGGAGGGCTACCAGAGCGTGGCCTCTGCGGCACGCAAGCACCTCGATGAGCTGGCCGCACGCAGCATGACCGAGCAGCGGTTCGTGGAGCTGGCGGCGATTTTTGGCCAGGCGTCGAGGCTGGAGGCGGACTTCTGGCAAATGGGGTTGGATGGGGCTGCCTGA